One part of the Ovis canadensis isolate MfBH-ARS-UI-01 breed Bighorn chromosome 8, ARS-UI_OviCan_v2, whole genome shotgun sequence genome encodes these proteins:
- the OLIG3 gene encoding oligodendrocyte transcription factor 3 → MNSDSSSVSSRASSPDMDEMYLRDHHHRHHHHQESRLNSVSSTQGDMVQKMPGESLSRAGAKAAGESSKYKIKKQLSEQDLQQLRLKINGRERKRMHDLNLAMDGLREVMPYAHGPSVRKLSKIATLLLARNYILMLTSSLEEMKRLVGEIYGGHHSAFHCGTVGHSAGHPAHAANAVHPAHPILGGALSSGNASSPLSAASLPAIGTIRPPHSLLKAPSTPPALQLGSGFQHWAGLPCPCTICQMPPPPHLSALSTANMARLSAESKDLLK, encoded by the coding sequence ATGAATTCTGATTCAAGCTCTGTCTCCAGCAGAGCTTCATCTCCGGACATGGATGAGATGTATCTGAGggaccaccaccaccgccatcaccaccaccaggagAGCCGCCTCAACTCGGTCTCGTCCACGCAGGGCGACATGGTGCAGAAGATGCCAGGGGAAAGCCTCTCGCGAGCCGGCGCCAAGGCCGCGGGCGAGAGCAGCAAGTACAAAATCAAGAAGCAGCTGTCGGAGCAGGACCTCCAGCAGTTGAGACTGAAGATCAACGGACGCGAGCGCAAGCGGATGCACGACCTGAACCTAGCTATGGACGGGCTGCGCGAGGTCATGCCATACGCACACGGGCCCTCGGTGCGCAAACTCTCCAAGATCGCCACTCTCCTACTGGCCAGAAACTACATCCTCATGCTCACCAGCTCCTTGGAGGAGATGAAGAGGTTGGTTGGTGAGATCTACGGAGGCCACCACTCGGCCTTCCACTGCGGGACCGTGGGCCACTCGGCCGGCCACCCAGCGCACGCCGCCAACGCCGTGCACCCGGCGCATCCCATCCTGGGCGGCGCGCTCTCCTCTGGCAACGCCTCGTCCCCTCTGTCCGCTGCCTCGCTGCCCGCCATCGGCACCATCCGGCCTCCCCACTCGCTGCTCAAGGCGCCGTCCACGCCTCCGGCGCTGCAGCTGGGCAGCGGCTTCCAGCACTGGGCCGGGCTGCCCTGCCCCTGCACCATCTGCCAgatgccgccgccgccgcacctGTCCGCTCTGTCCACCGCCAACATGGCCAGGCTGTCTGCCGAGTCCAAGGACTTGCTCAAGTGA